The following are from one region of the Anomaloglossus baeobatrachus isolate aAnoBae1 chromosome 1, aAnoBae1.hap1, whole genome shotgun sequence genome:
- the TRIAP1 gene encoding TP53-regulated inhibitor of apoptosis 1 yields the protein MNSVGEECTEMKREYDQCFNRWFAEKFLRGEGSGDPCDELFQRYRHCVQKAIKDKEIPVDGVEFMGPSKDKPECDGGS from the exons ATGAACAGTGTTGGGGAAGAATGTACAGAAATGAAGCGCGAGTATGACCAGTGCTTCAACCGGTGGTTCGCGGAGAAGTTTCTTCGAGGGGAAGGCAGCGGGGACCCGTGTGACGAGCTGTTCCAGCGGTACCGGCATTGTGTGCAG AAAGCCATTAAGGACAAGGAGATCCCGGTAGACGGAGTGGAGTTCATGGGACCGAGCAAAGACAAACCGGAATGTGACGGAGGGTCGTGA